A single region of the Silene latifolia isolate original U9 population chromosome 8, ASM4854445v1, whole genome shotgun sequence genome encodes:
- the LOC141595360 gene encoding uncharacterized protein LOC141595360, which translates to MAYSTLAEKLSLPTQDHPCPYKLRWLNKGVEVSVGKQCLVSFSIGKNYIDEALCDVLPMDVCHVLLGTPWEFDRDSVNHGKDNTYTFKFGSRKVIFSPLPPSIKPSTPPTMLEPSREVLLINETEMLQELKGEEDVYVLIAKDLLEWHEVSLHIEVNELVGSYEDVFPSELPSGFTPLKGIEHQLDFISGATL; encoded by the coding sequence ATGGCTTATAGTACTCTTGCTGAGAAGCTATCCTTACCTACACAAGACCACCCATGTCCTTACAAATTgaggtggctcaacaaaggggTCGAGGTAAGTGTTGGTAAGCAATGCTTGGTATCATTCTCCATTGGCAAAAACTACATAGATGAGGCTCTTTGTGATGTTTTACCTATGGATGTTTGCCATGTTCTACTTGGTACGCCTTGGGAGTTTGATAGAGATTCGGTTAATCATGGGAAAGACAACACTTATACTTTCAAATTTGGCTCAAGGAAGGTCATTTTCTCGCCCCTACCACCGTCCATCAAACCTTCTACACCACCAACCATGCTTGAACCTTCAAGGGAAGTCTTATTGATCAATGAAACCGAGATGTTACAAGAATTGAAAGGAGAAGAGGATGTCTATGTTCTCATTGCCAAAGACTTACTTGAATGGCACGAAGTGTCCCTTCATATTGAGGTTAATGAGTTAGTTGGTTCCTATGAAGATGTGTTTCCAAGTGAGCTTCCTAGTGGCTTTACTCCTCTTAAAGGCATTGAGCATCAACTTGATTTCATTTCGGGAGCTacattgtga